In a genomic window of Cynocephalus volans isolate mCynVol1 chromosome 1, mCynVol1.pri, whole genome shotgun sequence:
- the MRPS6 gene encoding small ribosomal subunit protein bS6m isoform X2 yields MACDLPDTAAALKRTIEALMDRGAIVRNLENLGERALPYKISIHSQQHTRGGYFLVDFYAPTATVENMMEHLSRDIDVIRPNIVKHPLAQEVKDCKGIVPIPLEEKLYSTKRKKK; encoded by the exons ccagATACTGCTGCTGCTTTGAAACGTACGATAGAAGCCCTGATGGACAGAGGAGCCATAGTGAGGAATTTGGAAAACCTGGGCGAAAGAGCGCTTCCTTATAAGATCTCCATCCACAGTCAACAGCACACAAGAGGGGG gtATTTCTTGGTGGATTTTTATGCACCAACAGCAACTGTTGAAAACATGATGGAACACTTGTCTCGAGACATTGATGTTATTAGACCAAATATTGTAAAACACCCTCTGGCCCAGGAAGTGAAAGATTGTAAAGGGATTGTCCCCATCCCacttgaagaaaaattatattccaCGAAGAGGAAGAAGAAGTGA